In the Campylobacter sp. MIT 12-8780 genome, one interval contains:
- a CDS encoding phosphatase PAP2 family protein, producing MQFLPLSLATYTLATQDYEGFKQLALGSALTLASTYAVKYSFVALSKHDEHSAQISQRPKNGSFDGFPSGHTSFAFVAAGFSHKRYGLKASLPFTLLASTVGASRIHAQRHTTAQVIAGAVLGYSLSYFSADKLDENLHLAFLMDSEKKLDQSYQNTYKLVFSYKF from the coding sequence ATGCAGTTTTTGCCCTTAAGCTTGGCTACTTACACGCTTGCAACACAAGATTATGAAGGCTTTAAGCAACTTGCTTTAGGCTCTGCTTTAACTCTTGCTTCAACTTACGCAGTCAAATACAGCTTCGTAGCCCTTTCTAAACACGATGAACACTCCGCTCAAATTTCTCAACGTCCTAAAAACGGCAGTTTTGATGGCTTTCCTAGCGGACATACTTCTTTTGCCTTTGTTGCAGCTGGTTTTTCGCATAAACGATATGGCTTAAAAGCGAGTTTGCCTTTTACTTTGCTAGCTAGCACGGTTGGAGCTTCAAGGATACACGCTCAAAGACACACCACAGCTCAAGTTATCGCCGGAGCAGTTTTAGGCTATAGTTTAAGTTATTTCAGCGCTGATAAGCTTGATGAAAATTTACATTTAGCTTTTCTTATGGATAGCGAGAAAAAGCTAGATCAAAGTTATCAAAACACGTATAAGCTTGTATTTTCATATAAATTCTAA
- the trpA gene encoding tryptophan synthase subunit alpha, which translates to MVDFKHFYKEKANVAFSVFGYPNLATTKAFLQRLDTSKIDILELGIAYSDPIADGRIISEAALQALNEGINIHEVFKSLAELKIKKPIVFLVYYNLIFSYGIKQFVEESKKVGIKGLIVPELPFEENEELFKECEKAGLALIPLISVTTSKERMQKILTRASGFVYVVASLGITGGKQVGFSRLKSLVKELRAYTTLPIFIGFGIKNAKDVQNIKQICDGAIVGTSIVEAFKEKKITKIMQKVNEIF; encoded by the coding sequence ATGGTTGATTTTAAGCATTTTTATAAAGAAAAGGCAAATGTGGCTTTTAGTGTATTTGGTTATCCAAATTTAGCCACAACTAAGGCTTTTTTACAAAGACTTGATACAAGTAAGATTGATATTTTAGAACTTGGCATAGCCTATTCTGATCCTATAGCTGATGGTAGGATAATCAGCGAGGCAGCCTTACAAGCCTTAAATGAAGGCATAAATATACACGAGGTTTTTAAAAGCTTAGCTGAGCTAAAAATCAAAAAGCCTATAGTTTTTTTAGTCTATTATAATTTAATCTTTTCTTATGGGATAAAACAATTCGTTGAAGAGAGTAAAAAAGTAGGCATTAAAGGGCTTATCGTGCCAGAGCTTCCTTTTGAAGAAAATGAAGAGCTTTTTAAGGAGTGCGAAAAAGCAGGGCTTGCACTCATCCCTTTAATCAGCGTTACAACTTCAAAAGAACGTATGCAAAAGATACTCACAAGGGCAAGTGGCTTTGTATATGTGGTGGCTAGTCTTGGCATAACAGGGGGCAAGCAAGTAGGATTTTCAAGGCTTAAAAGCTTAGTCAAAGAACTAAGAGCTTACACAACTTTACCTATTTTTATAGGTTTTGGAATAAAAAATGCTAAAGATGTGCAAAATATCAAGCAAATTTGTGATGGAGCTATAGTTGGCACAAGCATTGTTGAGGCTTTTAAGGAGAAAAAGATCACAAAAATCATGCAAAAAGTGAATGAAATTTTTTAA
- the fliN gene encoding flagellar motor switch protein FliN, with translation MSEKLNEFGDHAGLLESYEDILDITVDFVSELGTTNMSVSDLLKLDVGSIIDLEKPAGESVELYINKRIFGKGEVMVYEKNLAIRINEILDSKSVLQYFKKEV, from the coding sequence ATGAGTGAAAAATTAAATGAATTTGGCGATCATGCCGGCTTACTTGAATCATACGAAGATATCTTAGACATAACCGTTGATTTTGTCAGCGAACTTGGCACTACAAATATGAGCGTAAGTGATCTTTTAAAGCTTGATGTGGGTTCTATTATCGATCTTGAAAAGCCAGCTGGAGAAAGCGTGGAGCTTTATATCAACAAAAGAATCTTTGGTAAAGGTGAAGTCATGGTCTATGAAAAAAATCTTGCCATTCGTATCAATGAAATTTTAGATTCTAAAAGCGTTTTGCAATACTTTAAAAAAGAAGTATAA
- the trpB gene encoding tryptophan synthase subunit beta has product MKKSYYGDFGGSFVPETAMFALIELEHAFKTIAFTKEFKKELKGLLKDYVGRKSPLYKAQNLSSYYGHEIYLKREDLNHTGSHKINNALSQALLAKKMGKKKIIAETGAGQHGLATATAAALLGLECEVFMGATDAQRQALNVQKIKLLGAKVREIHTGLKTLKEATTAAIQVWINEIEKSFYVIGSVVGPYPYPQIVAHFQSVIGKECKKQLQKLGKKADYVIACVGGGSNAIGIFQGFLKDKHTKLIGIEAAGLGIDTPYHAATLTKGRAGIIHGMKTKVLQDEFGNILPVHSISAGLDYPGVGPVHAYLQELKRVKYYAINDDECMNALKLLCQKEGIIPAVESAHALAYLEKLCPKLDKKSVIVVNVSGRGDKDMHTILGYKKGKIYG; this is encoded by the coding sequence ATGAAGAAAAGTTATTATGGGGATTTTGGAGGCAGCTTTGTGCCAGAAACGGCTATGTTTGCTCTTATTGAGCTTGAACATGCTTTTAAAACCATAGCTTTTACAAAGGAATTTAAAAAAGAGCTCAAAGGCTTGCTAAAAGACTATGTAGGGCGTAAATCTCCACTCTATAAGGCTCAAAATTTAAGTTCATATTATGGGCATGAAATTTATCTTAAAAGAGAGGATTTAAATCACACAGGCTCGCACAAGATTAACAACGCCCTTTCTCAAGCCTTATTAGCTAAAAAAATGGGTAAAAAAAAGATCATTGCTGAAACTGGAGCTGGACAGCACGGCTTAGCTACTGCCACAGCTGCAGCACTTTTGGGCTTAGAATGTGAAGTCTTTATGGGTGCAACTGATGCACAAAGACAGGCTTTAAATGTCCAAAAAATCAAACTCTTAGGTGCTAAGGTAAGAGAAATTCATACAGGCTTAAAAACACTTAAAGAAGCGACTACAGCAGCCATTCAAGTATGGATCAATGAGATAGAAAAAAGTTTTTATGTCATAGGAAGCGTAGTTGGTCCTTATCCTTATCCTCAAATTGTCGCACATTTTCAAAGTGTGATTGGCAAGGAGTGTAAAAAACAACTTCAAAAGCTTGGTAAAAAGGCTGATTATGTCATCGCTTGTGTGGGTGGTGGATCAAATGCTATTGGAATTTTTCAAGGTTTTTTAAAAGATAAACACACCAAGCTTATTGGTATAGAAGCAGCAGGCTTAGGCATTGATACGCCTTATCATGCAGCTACTTTAACAAAGGGCAGAGCTGGCATAATCCATGGCATGAAAACTAAGGTTTTACAAGATGAATTTGGCAATATCTTGCCCGTTCATAGCATATCAGCTGGGCTTGATTATCCAGGAGTTGGTCCAGTGCATGCGTATTTACAAGAACTTAAACGCGTCAAATACTATGCCATAAATGATGATGAATGTATGAATGCTTTAAAGCTTTTATGTCAAAAAGAAGGCATTATCCCAGCTGTTGAAAGTGCTCATGCTTTAGCTTATCTTGAAAAGCTTTGTCCTAAACTTGATAAAAAAAGCGTTATAGTAGTCAATGTTTCAGGCAGGGGCGATAAGGATATGCACACTATCTTAGGCTATAAAAAAGGAAAAATTTATGGTTGA